From Leptotrichia wadei, one genomic window encodes:
- a CDS encoding helix-turn-helix domain-containing protein yields the protein MGRKSKVSNELKIELVKMILEGKGTIQGLSKEYNVAKSSLMTWKKKYLEIGEESIKVEDKNRHYSRETKDKAVKSYLNNEGSLFEICKKYDIASVSVLNYWIRDYRRSIDENGKVSSLKKHVRKTIEAKVEAVQFCQNNNHDYNLTIRKFGISYQQIYSWVKKYEKGGVDALADNRGKRHSETKKESDEAKK from the coding sequence ATGGGAAGAAAATCAAAAGTATCTAATGAACTAAAAATTGAACTCGTAAAAATGATATTGGAAGGGAAAGGGACTATTCAAGGATTGTCAAAGGAATACAATGTTGCGAAGTCATCATTAATGACATGGAAGAAAAAATATCTTGAAATAGGTGAAGAAAGTATAAAAGTTGAAGATAAAAATAGACATTACTCTCGTGAAACTAAAGATAAAGCTGTTAAAAGCTACTTAAATAATGAAGGTTCGTTATTTGAAATTTGTAAAAAATACGATATTGCTTCTGTAAGTGTGCTAAATTACTGGATTAGAGATTATAGAAGAAGTATTGATGAAAATGGAAAAGTATCATCATTAAAGAAACACGTAAGAAAGACTATCGAAGCTAAAGTTGAAGCTGTTCAATTTTGTCAAAATAATAATCATGACTATAATTTAACTATCCGTAAATTTGGAATCTCATATCAGCAAATTTATTCATGGGTAAAAAAATATGAAAAAGGCGGAGTTGATGCATTGGCTGACAACCGTGGGAAAAGACATTCTGAAACTAAAAAAGAATCTGATGAAGCGAAAAAATAA
- the trhA gene encoding PAQR family membrane homeostasis protein TrhA, which produces MNKKTKKSILNEIHKQAENFSHGEEIANFVSHTVGAGLAILAFLILTIRASWTRDAGTIISFMAFGFGLIVLYTMSAIYHGLKPGTAKSIFEIFDHSAIYILIAASYTPFLYLVVNSPMNKIILTIQWVVCILGIVFKVFFTGKFKLFSTLLYLIMGWMIVFAWNDLINNINRVSLIYLVLGGVLYSLGTIFYSWKICKFNHMIWHIFVILGSISHFLAVYYLI; this is translated from the coding sequence ATGAATAAAAAAACTAAAAAAAGTATATTAAATGAAATACATAAACAGGCAGAAAATTTTTCTCACGGGGAAGAAATTGCTAATTTTGTAAGTCATACTGTAGGAGCAGGATTAGCAATTCTGGCTTTTTTAATATTGACAATACGTGCTAGCTGGACACGTGATGCTGGAACGATAATATCCTTTATGGCATTTGGCTTTGGATTGATAGTTTTGTATACAATGTCGGCTATATATCACGGATTAAAGCCAGGAACAGCCAAATCAATATTTGAAATTTTTGATCATTCGGCAATTTATATTTTAATAGCAGCTTCTTATACTCCATTTCTATATTTAGTTGTCAATTCTCCAATGAATAAAATTATATTGACAATTCAATGGGTAGTCTGTATTTTGGGAATTGTGTTTAAAGTATTTTTTACCGGTAAATTCAAATTGTTTTCAACATTGCTTTATTTAATAATGGGCTGGATGATTGTATTTGCCTGGAATGATTTAATAAATAATATAAATAGAGTTTCATTAATCTATTTGGTTTTAGGCGGAGTTCTGTATTCGCTTGGAACAATTTTCTATTCTTGGAAAATCTGTAAGTTTAATCATATGATATGGCATATTTTTGTAATTCTGGGAAGTATTTCACATTTTCTAGCTGTGTATTATTTAATATAA
- a CDS encoding LptA/OstA family protein, with protein MWKKIGYGGLILILIYFIYAVFFKKIPAPLDQMQKDMKAKKVVYRLRDEAIVYADEQIGSEGDEVIRFKNVIVDLVKKQMVISGKEGIVNTKTLDVSLMKKVVGTTKDRKWEIYTERVDYKKQGDQLISPVKTKLVNTFDDTFSEADKVETTTKFETIVATGHAKYNNKKDKKTMTADKITYNDPTKVSFAEGHVVYKEEKTKRMLTADKMRYDDINKIGNAEGHVHYTSPESKLDAQKADYYMNGDDERVEGFGNVVYTGKESVITADSAVYFIKKKQINGNGHVVYKSKESVITGDSAVYLVDKKQVDGRGHVRYTGKTMIITGDHVFYDKVANIITGDGNGTYNYLPRRTTGTYRSGVYDLKTHTMTTSDYYTANYDDYKMDGTGLVYVFPTGNATMNGPFNVKKQNFNVHGANGKMNTISKDIFANKMEMTSVQGDKISSDVGQGSFERKEFRFDGHVKGKIRGNVKDLIHDPRPLVESEAVHFVGNTAKVYFVSHKNGSNMSITRSEIKENVRMTYKDITLDSQYNEMDSRRNLILARDKVMVDFKNNTKMTANYLYMDMNKQEGYARNNVKIVSTLPQFKTINTSADKATIYLKDKKIKLNGNVVTYQGKNQISSKNAIYDMDKKILENEGNIQMRYEVQNNDGNNSINGNSNEIPGRSDPRNSEAVQEVIGKLSVSEGGRLPKSMTASNGVPVTIRWHSSNSSLYSVSGRVNKQFYGGGSKGATLTATATAGSNTAEKTFSVSVPTESAHEMLVRAASNIYVPEDGENLPSSVRVNVNKGTIDIPISWSKNGDRNVATLRYGGASYRQQF; from the coding sequence ATGTGGAAGAAAATAGGTTATGGAGGGCTTATATTAATACTGATATATTTTATATATGCGGTATTCTTTAAAAAAATTCCGGCACCGCTTGATCAGATGCAAAAGGATATGAAGGCTAAAAAGGTTGTGTACAGGTTAAGGGATGAAGCGATTGTTTATGCTGATGAGCAAATTGGATCTGAAGGAGATGAAGTCATCAGGTTTAAAAATGTAATCGTGGATCTTGTAAAAAAACAGATGGTAATTTCCGGGAAAGAAGGGATTGTAAATACCAAGACACTTGATGTTTCATTGATGAAAAAAGTTGTTGGTACAACAAAGGACAGAAAGTGGGAAATTTATACAGAACGGGTAGATTATAAAAAGCAGGGAGATCAGCTAATTTCACCAGTAAAAACAAAACTGGTAAATACCTTTGACGATACTTTTTCTGAAGCGGATAAAGTTGAAACGACAACGAAGTTTGAAACGATTGTAGCGACAGGGCATGCAAAATATAATAATAAAAAAGACAAAAAAACTATGACAGCAGATAAGATTACGTATAATGATCCGACAAAGGTAAGTTTTGCAGAAGGTCATGTTGTCTATAAGGAAGAAAAAACTAAAAGAATGCTTACAGCAGATAAGATGCGATATGATGACATTAATAAAATAGGAAATGCAGAAGGTCATGTACATTACACTTCTCCTGAAAGCAAGCTGGATGCTCAAAAGGCGGATTATTATATGAATGGTGATGATGAAAGAGTAGAAGGTTTTGGAAATGTTGTTTATACAGGGAAAGAAAGTGTAATTACAGCAGACAGTGCCGTATATTTCATCAAGAAAAAACAAATTAATGGAAATGGACATGTTGTTTATAAGAGCAAGGAAAGTGTAATTACAGGAGACAGCGCTGTTTATCTTGTTGACAAGAAACAAGTTGATGGAAGAGGACATGTTAGATATACGGGAAAAACGATGATAATTACAGGAGATCATGTTTTTTATGATAAAGTTGCCAATATAATAACTGGTGATGGAAATGGTACTTATAATTACTTGCCGAGAAGAACGACAGGAACTTATAGAAGTGGAGTTTATGATTTGAAAACGCACACTATGACTACAAGTGATTATTATACTGCTAATTATGATGATTATAAAATGGATGGAACAGGGCTTGTGTATGTTTTTCCTACAGGAAATGCTACTATGAATGGACCTTTTAATGTAAAGAAACAAAATTTTAATGTTCATGGTGCAAACGGAAAAATGAATACAATTTCAAAAGATATTTTTGCAAATAAAATGGAAATGACAAGTGTTCAAGGGGACAAAATTTCATCTGATGTTGGACAGGGAAGTTTTGAGAGAAAGGAATTTAGGTTTGATGGACATGTAAAAGGAAAAATTAGAGGTAATGTAAAGGATTTGATACATGATCCAAGACCGCTTGTGGAATCAGAAGCAGTACATTTTGTCGGAAATACTGCAAAAGTTTATTTTGTTTCCCATAAAAATGGAAGTAATATGAGTATTACACGTAGTGAAATTAAGGAAAATGTACGTATGACATATAAAGATATTACTTTGGATTCCCAATATAATGAAATGGATTCAAGAAGAAACCTCATACTTGCAAGAGATAAAGTTATGGTTGACTTTAAGAATAATACTAAAATGACTGCAAATTATTTGTATATGGATATGAATAAGCAGGAAGGATATGCTAGAAATAATGTAAAGATCGTAAGTACATTGCCGCAATTTAAGACAATTAATACAAGTGCTGATAAGGCTACAATTTATCTGAAGGACAAAAAGATAAAATTAAATGGAAATGTAGTAACTTATCAAGGTAAAAATCAGATTTCATCTAAAAATGCAATATACGATATGGATAAAAAAATTCTTGAAAATGAAGGAAATATCCAAATGCGATATGAAGTTCAGAATAATGATGGTAATAATAGCATTAACGGTAATAGCAATGAAATTCCAGGAAGATCGGATCCTAGAAATTCTGAAGCGGTTCAAGAAGTGATAGGCAAGCTGTCAGTTTCTGAAGGAGGTCGCCTTCCGAAATCAATGACTGCCTCAAATGGCGTTCCAGTTACAATAAGATGGCATTCTTCAAATTCAAGCTTATATTCAGTGTCAGGAAGAGTCAATAAGCAATTTTATGGTGGTGGAAGTAAAGGGGCAACATTAACTGCAACAGCAACAGCTGGATCAAATACAGCGGAAAAAACCTTTAGTGTAAGTGTTCCGACAGAATCAGCCCATGAAATGCTGGTAAGGGCGGCAAGCAATATTTATGTTCCAGAAGATGGAGAAAATCTGCCTTCATCAGTTAGAGTAAATGTAAATAAAGGAACAATAGATATACCAATATCTTGGAGCAAAAATGGAGACAGAAATGTGGCAACACTAAGATACGGTGGTGCTTCCTATCGTCAACAATTTTAA
- the mutS gene encoding DNA mismatch repair protein MutS: MADTPLMKQYKEIKSNFEDSILFFRLGDFYEMFFEDAVKASKELGLTLTSRNKEKNADVPLAGIPFHSADSYITKLVSKGYKVAICEQTEDPKTAKGIVKREVVKIITPGTVVDVEALDAKSNNYLMSILKVENKLGVAYIDITTGEFKVTEVEKDDDFVKLFNEVNKIEPKEVLVTEDFYWEIKEKLDDFLQKNDSVVTFVNKVRDSAKYLMEYFEIVSLESYGIKDKKGIIGAAAMALDYVATMQVEHELTVEKIEFVNISNYAEINAITSRNLELLKNQREKTVYGSLLWVLDECKTSMGTRLLKRFINNPLLNIDKIKKRQEDVQYFIDNILIREDLREKLEDIYDLERLLGKIIFGSENGKDLTALKKTIKSAVEIMKILENTDFFQSIDVNILFECYKIIDDSINEDAPFSVREGGIIKSGYSQELDEIRNIMNSGKDFLLDIEQREREATGIRNMKIKFNKVFGYFIEITKSNLNMVPEHYIRKQTLSNSERYITPELKKYEDTIINSKAKIEDLEYHLFKEVSGKVKEHRKILSELAERLSYIDVMVSFAVNAIENDYVKPEMSEEYSFEIVDGRHPVVEKLIGRTDYVSNDTIFTEKESFVVLTGPNMSGKSTYMKQIALISIMAQIGSFVPAGKARLSIIDKYLTRIGASDDILTGQSTFMVEMSEVSNILNNATEKSLIILDEVGRGTSTTDGVSIATAISMYIHDKIGAKTVFATHYHELTDLENKFSHIVNYRIEVDEKQGKVMFLRNIVKGGADKSYGIEVAKLAGLPKEILVESRKILKRLEQKKELIEKTVDVHQLSLFGENLEFEDDFEEIEKDSENIENNQFYEEKLLKIEKEKESLQEIVNKIEDYDINNITPMDAMKFLFELKENMKKDN, translated from the coding sequence ATGGCAGATACACCGCTTATGAAGCAATATAAGGAGATAAAATCTAATTTTGAGGATTCTATATTGTTTTTTAGACTGGGTGATTTTTATGAGATGTTTTTTGAGGATGCGGTAAAGGCGTCGAAGGAGTTGGGACTTACCCTTACTTCGAGAAATAAGGAAAAAAATGCAGATGTTCCACTTGCGGGGATTCCGTTTCATTCGGCAGATTCATATATAACAAAACTTGTTTCAAAAGGATATAAAGTTGCAATTTGCGAGCAGACAGAAGATCCTAAGACGGCAAAAGGAATTGTAAAACGGGAAGTTGTGAAGATTATAACGCCAGGGACAGTTGTGGATGTGGAGGCGCTTGATGCAAAGAGCAATAATTACTTGATGAGCATTTTGAAAGTTGAAAATAAACTTGGAGTTGCATATATTGATATAACAACTGGGGAGTTTAAGGTAACGGAAGTTGAAAAGGATGATGATTTTGTAAAATTATTTAATGAAGTCAATAAGATTGAGCCTAAGGAAGTGCTTGTAACAGAGGATTTTTATTGGGAAATTAAGGAAAAGTTAGATGATTTTTTACAAAAAAATGATTCTGTTGTGACTTTTGTGAATAAAGTTCGGGATAGTGCTAAGTATCTTATGGAGTATTTTGAGATTGTGTCGCTGGAAAGTTATGGAATTAAGGATAAAAAGGGGATAATTGGAGCTGCTGCAATGGCGCTTGATTATGTGGCTACTATGCAGGTTGAGCATGAATTGACTGTGGAGAAAATTGAGTTTGTGAATATTTCCAATTATGCTGAAATAAATGCGATTACAAGCAGAAATTTGGAACTTTTGAAAAATCAGAGGGAAAAAACTGTGTATGGGTCGCTTTTGTGGGTTCTGGATGAGTGTAAAACTTCGATGGGAACACGGCTATTAAAGAGATTTATAAATAATCCGCTTTTGAATATTGATAAAATAAAGAAAAGGCAGGAGGATGTTCAGTATTTTATTGATAATATCTTGATTCGTGAAGATTTGAGGGAGAAACTTGAGGATATTTATGATCTGGAGCGGCTTCTTGGGAAAATAATCTTTGGGAGTGAAAATGGGAAAGATTTGACGGCATTGAAAAAGACAATAAAATCAGCTGTTGAAATAATGAAAATTTTGGAAAATACTGATTTTTTTCAGAGCATTGATGTAAATATTTTGTTTGAGTGTTATAAAATAATTGATGACAGTATAAATGAAGATGCACCGTTTTCTGTGAGGGAAGGCGGAATTATAAAATCTGGGTACAGTCAGGAACTGGATGAAATTAGAAATATTATGAATTCTGGGAAGGACTTTTTGCTGGATATTGAGCAAAGGGAAAGGGAAGCGACTGGAATTAGAAATATGAAAATAAAATTCAACAAAGTTTTTGGTTATTTTATTGAAATTACGAAGTCAAATCTGAATATGGTGCCAGAGCATTACATAAGAAAGCAGACACTTTCAAATTCAGAGCGGTATATTACGCCTGAGCTGAAAAAATATGAGGATACGATAATAAATTCTAAAGCAAAAATCGAAGATTTGGAATATCATTTATTTAAGGAAGTTAGCGGGAAAGTAAAAGAACATCGGAAAATTTTGTCAGAATTGGCGGAAAGGCTGTCATATATTGATGTGATGGTGTCTTTTGCAGTGAATGCCATTGAAAATGATTATGTGAAGCCTGAAATGAGTGAAGAATATTCCTTTGAAATTGTGGATGGAAGGCATCCAGTTGTGGAAAAATTAATTGGAAGGACAGATTATGTTTCAAATGATACGATTTTTACTGAAAAAGAAAGCTTTGTCGTACTGACAGGGCCTAATATGTCAGGAAAATCAACGTATATGAAGCAAATTGCACTAATTTCCATAATGGCTCAAATTGGTTCATTTGTGCCTGCTGGAAAGGCGAGGTTGTCGATTATAGATAAGTATTTGACACGAATTGGGGCTTCTGATGATATTTTGACAGGGCAGAGTACGTTTATGGTGGAAATGAGCGAGGTTTCCAACATTCTGAACAATGCGACTGAAAAAAGTCTTATTATATTAGATGAAGTTGGACGTGGAACTTCCACAACCGATGGAGTTTCTATAGCGACTGCCATTTCAATGTATATTCACGATAAAATCGGTGCTAAGACAGTTTTTGCAACACATTATCATGAACTTACTGATTTGGAAAATAAATTTTCACATATTGTAAATTATCGGATAGAAGTGGATGAAAAACAGGGAAAAGTAATGTTTTTACGAAATATTGTGAAAGGTGGAGCGGATAAGTCTTATGGGATTGAAGTGGCAAAATTGGCTGGACTTCCAAAGGAGATACTTGTTGAAAGCAGGAAAATTTTAAAAAGGCTGGAGCAGAAGAAGGAGCTTATTGAAAAAACTGTGGATGTTCACCAGCTTTCGCTTTTTGGTGAAAATTTAGAATTTGAAGATGATTTTGAGGAAATTGAAAAGGATTCTGAAAATATTGAAAATAATCAGTTTTATGAGGAAAAATTGCTGAAAATTGAAAAAGAGAAGGAAAGTTTACAAGAAATTGTGAATAAGATAGAAGATTATGATATAAATAATATTACGCCGATGGATGCGATGAAATTTTTGTTTGAACTGAAGGAAAATATGAAAAAAGATAATTAA
- a CDS encoding CDP-glycerol glycerophosphotransferase family protein → MDKVKCLINMIIAYLIYPFNKGKFKNRNIWLVGGNAGELFVDNGRAMYEYLRSKQQEEIYWVINKNAKIAKKIPGEKLIKGSVKSYLYFMNAKVALFSHSISADIAPYLFVVPLINKFHKKIFKVFLNHGTVGFKVRQAMNPKTAKVAEALVKSYDLNICDSEFERKVKTEVWWEVPKETAVITGYPRYDKLYNLEIAEKQIFFMPTWRNWLKSENQKFEDTKYFQNISNLITDKKLNDYLEKNNIKLNVYIHQLMQDHLKNFGNIKLGKNIRILPKEVNITEELQKSKLLITDYSSVAYDFYYLNKPIIFFQFDKREYEEKVGSYVNLDKDLFGKQVKTVEKCVEEIIEISENNFHYDKEMKQKSDKLREKFLKYVDKGNCERVYSEILKRIN, encoded by the coding sequence ATGGATAAGGTAAAATGTTTGATAAATATGATAATAGCTTATCTTATTTATCCATTTAACAAAGGCAAGTTCAAAAATAGAAATATTTGGCTTGTGGGCGGAAATGCAGGAGAGCTTTTTGTGGATAATGGACGTGCGATGTATGAATATTTACGGTCAAAACAGCAGGAGGAAATATACTGGGTAATAAATAAAAATGCTAAAATTGCTAAAAAAATTCCAGGAGAAAAACTGATAAAAGGAAGTGTAAAGAGCTACCTTTATTTTATGAATGCAAAAGTTGCGTTATTTTCCCATTCAATTTCTGCAGATATTGCCCCGTACCTTTTTGTAGTGCCGTTAATAAACAAATTTCACAAAAAAATATTTAAAGTATTTCTAAATCACGGAACAGTAGGCTTTAAAGTACGTCAAGCAATGAATCCAAAGACGGCAAAAGTGGCAGAAGCCCTTGTAAAATCCTATGATTTAAATATCTGCGACTCAGAATTTGAAAGAAAAGTGAAAACAGAAGTCTGGTGGGAAGTGCCGAAAGAAACAGCAGTTATAACAGGTTATCCAAGATATGACAAATTATATAACTTGGAAATCGCTGAAAAACAAATATTTTTTATGCCAACTTGGCGAAACTGGCTAAAATCAGAAAATCAAAAATTTGAAGATACAAAATATTTTCAGAATATCTCAAATTTAATTACAGATAAAAAATTAAATGATTATCTGGAAAAAAATAATATTAAATTGAATGTCTACATTCATCAATTAATGCAGGATCATTTAAAAAATTTTGGAAATATAAAACTTGGAAAAAATATAAGAATACTTCCGAAAGAAGTAAATATAACTGAGGAACTGCAAAAATCAAAATTATTAATAACAGACTATTCAAGCGTAGCCTACGACTTTTATTATCTAAACAAGCCAATTATCTTCTTCCAGTTTGATAAACGTGAATATGAAGAAAAAGTTGGATCTTATGTGAATTTAGATAAGGATTTATTTGGAAAGCAGGTTAAAACTGTGGAAAAATGTGTAGAGGAAATTATTGAGATTTCTGAAAATAATTTTCATTATGATAAGGAGATGAAGCAGAAATCTGATAAGTTACGAGAGAAGTTCTTGAAGTATGTGGATAAAGGAAATTGTGAAAGAGTTTATAGTGAAATTTTAAAAAGGATAAATTAA
- a CDS encoding glycosyltransferase family 2 protein, with product MKVSLVMPTINVTTELELFLKSLKTQTYRDFELIVVDQNEGNEVFEIVKNYEEEFKIKYAKSDEKGLSLNRNRGLVLMEGEIVGFPDDDCEYQPDTLEKVVAFFEKKKDYRIYSCRTLERGKTYGTGVMEKKDMEIAKNNVDKTVKSITFFVNYKKDDIILFDESLGVGATFGSGEETDYVLTLLHKGYKGRYFANDIIFHPAKKGNYSDLERAYKYALGFGALVKKEVKGRKNKFYILKYWKRQFRSFVGTIITKNKKYHKVVMKGRKVGYTKYEI from the coding sequence ATGAAGGTTTCCCTTGTAATGCCGACAATTAATGTCACAACTGAACTTGAATTGTTTTTAAAAAGTCTGAAAACACAGACTTATAGGGATTTTGAACTGATTGTGGTGGATCAAAATGAAGGAAATGAAGTTTTTGAAATTGTAAAAAATTATGAAGAGGAATTTAAGATAAAATATGCGAAAAGTGATGAAAAAGGGCTTAGTTTAAACAGAAATAGAGGGCTTGTGCTTATGGAAGGTGAAATTGTGGGATTTCCTGATGATGACTGTGAGTATCAGCCTGACACATTGGAAAAAGTTGTTGCTTTTTTTGAAAAAAAGAAAGATTATCGAATTTATTCATGCCGTACACTTGAACGTGGGAAAACTTATGGAACAGGTGTTATGGAAAAAAAGGATATGGAAATAGCCAAGAATAATGTGGATAAAACTGTGAAGTCTATAACTTTTTTTGTGAATTATAAAAAAGATGATATTATTTTATTTGATGAAAGTTTAGGAGTTGGTGCAACTTTTGGAAGCGGGGAAGAGACTGACTATGTGCTGACATTGCTTCATAAGGGCTACAAGGGAAGATATTTTGCAAACGACATAATTTTTCATCCAGCTAAAAAAGGAAATTACAGTGACCTGGAACGTGCCTATAAATATGCTTTGGGATTTGGAGCATTGGTAAAAAAGGAAGTGAAGGGCAGAAAAAATAAATTTTACATTCTAAAATACTGGAAACGGCAATTTAGAAGTTTTGTCGGAACGATTATTACAAAAAATAAAAAATATCATAAAGTTGTGATGAAGGGCAGAAAAGTTGGATATACAAAATATGAAATTTAA
- a CDS encoding endonuclease/exonuclease/phosphatase family protein, with protein sequence MSKLKKVLLSLMICGATVSWAKEFKMMTYNIYGARLTNGQKLGESIKPYAPDFISLQEVDKFTKRSNFRDVTSDIAKVLGYDYYFFKKSRDYDGGEYGISFISKYPLEKIYTYELPSEGEERRQLVVAELSKKTFGKKVLVMNTHLDFKPSIKPEEMESLDLLTKFFDKDDIKFISGDFNFLPSTKYYGQMTKDWRDTYMEANFSGARSLSDPRIDYIFGSQSKKWKVKSSYFINDATQDWTKLSDHLPYITTVDIK encoded by the coding sequence ATGAGCAAATTAAAAAAAGTATTATTGTCGCTTATGATTTGTGGGGCGACTGTTAGCTGGGCAAAGGAATTTAAGATGATGACGTATAATATTTATGGGGCAAGGCTTACAAACGGACAGAAATTGGGAGAAAGCATAAAGCCGTATGCACCTGATTTTATATCACTTCAGGAAGTTGATAAATTTACAAAGAGAAGCAATTTTAGGGATGTAACGTCTGATATTGCAAAAGTCTTGGGATATGATTATTATTTTTTCAAAAAATCGAGAGATTATGATGGCGGGGAATATGGAATTTCATTTATCTCAAAATATCCGCTTGAGAAAATATACACTTATGAATTGCCCTCAGAAGGTGAGGAAAGAAGACAGCTTGTAGTTGCAGAACTTTCTAAAAAGACTTTTGGTAAAAAGGTTTTAGTTATGAATACACATTTAGACTTTAAGCCAAGTATAAAACCTGAGGAAATGGAATCACTTGATTTACTTACAAAATTTTTTGATAAAGATGATATAAAATTTATAAGCGGAGATTTTAATTTTTTGCCATCAACAAAATATTATGGACAAATGACAAAGGACTGGAGAGATACATATATGGAAGCTAATTTTAGTGGAGCAAGATCACTTTCAGATCCAAGAATTGACTATATTTTTGGAAGTCAGTCAAAAAAATGGAAGGTGAAGTCAAGTTATTTTATCAATGATGCAACTCAAGACTGGACAAAATTATCGGATCATCTTCCGTATATAACAACTGTGGATATAAAATAA